The genome window TAGAGCATCCCTATCATCCGTCCATCCAGCTATATAACCAAATGGATTTGTCTTACTGGTGCACTCTAACCATATATCTTCTTCCTCATCTAATTTAGGAACATAGAGTATCATATGATTACCTTGGGTGGAAGAAAAATCCTTATCCACGCTGCGTATATTTCTATCCCCATATATAATGGCGTGATGGGACTCAATACCCACCTCATTAAGAAGTGCCTTCGTATAATTAGAGAGTCCTTTACAATCGCCATAAGCTAGGTTATGAACTTTCTCTGCATCTATAGGTTTCCATCCACCTATACCTACTTGAACACTGATATATCGAGAACGCTCCTGCATAAAATGATACACAATCATCGCTTTTTCCCTCTGAGTGGTTGCATCCTTTGTTAAGGAGTTGATTTCTTCTATAACTTCTTGAGGTAACGCCCCTACGTCAGATAACAAAGCATCATTCATCCACTTGCCAAAGTCCTTCCAATTGTTATTCTTACCAGCTACACCTTTCATGCTAAATTCTTTCAAGGCTATTTTTACTATAGGTCCATAAGTAGAAAAATCAGGGCTGTAAGCTTGTGGTACTATGGCAGGTATGTTGGAAGCTGTATAGTTTAAAGGACCATTCTTTTGAATAGAATAATCACCCAAATGGGATTCTTTAAATTTCACCTCTACATCAGAGTTGTTTTCCACCATAAAGCGGGACGACTGCGTACTGGCATAAAAATATTCTAAAGGAACCCAACTAGGTAAGAAAGCGGTTGATTTATAAACCACTGTAGAGGTAAAGTGAACGGTAAAAGGATAACTACGCGGTGTGTAATCCAAGTACATTACTCGACTATCGCTGTATAAAGTACCATTTGACACGGCACTAACATCTTTAAACTCCTTGCTTTTAAATCGCTCTATTTTCTCTCCTGAAGCATCATACACAGTAGCTTCTATCTTTTTGATCTCCGTATCATCGTTATAGGATTCTCCGGCTTTTTGATCTGACAATCCTTTTTTATTGAGAACAGTTACTATTCGATCAGTGACAATTTCAACTTTGTCGTAATCGTCAATAATAATCGTCACATCATTTTGCCTGATCACCGCATTTGCATTTTCTAGCAAGTTTTGTGGTATGGTATAGGAAGAAAGTTGATCGGCATCTTGCGCGTTTACAAGGCTAATAAAAAAGAAAAAGAACAGTAAAGTTGTTGGAAAAGTAAATTTCATAGATTGTAAAAAAAAGGAATTTAATTCACTTTAGTTCCATAATCAAGAAATTCTAAGGTTATTTTCGATGACTGTCCACTAGGATAGTTACAGGGCCGTCATTAATCAATTGTACTTTCATATCAGCTCCAAATATTCCAGTAGCTATTTCTTTGTTCCGCTTTCGTACTTTACCGTCGCTCAGCACCGACTTCTTCGTCTCAAAACTCCTGGAAAGGGTTCTTATAAAAGCATCGTATAAAGGTACCGCTACCTCTGGTCTTGCAGCCTCAATATAGCTAGGCCTGTTGCCTTTTTTAGTATTGGCATATAAAGTGAATTGTGAGACGACTAAAATTTCCCCATCGATATCCTGAATACTTAAATTCATTTTACCGTCTATGTCTGAGAAGATTCTCATACTTAAGATTTTATTCACAAGCCAGTCGGTGTCTTCTTGCGTGTCTTGATGGGTAATACCTAATAAAATAAGCAAGCCTTTTTTAATGGCTCCATGAACAGTTCCATCAATAGTTACATTTGCTTCACTAACTCGTTGAATGACTATTCTCACGGCTGTATTTGATGTTTATCCTGTCGGTAATTATCTTCATCTCCTTTGATTATTTGCACATAACTTTCATAACGGCTCAGAACCATTTCTCCATTTTCTACTGCCTCTTTTACCGCGCATTTAGGCTCTTCTACATGCATGCAATTGTGAAATTTACATTGCTGCTTCAACTCGTGAATTTCAGGAAAATAATCACCTATTTCTTCTTTTTCCATATCCACTACCCCAAAGCCTTTGACACCAGGTGTATCGATCAAACGTGCGCCAAAGTCCAAATCAAACATCTCTGCAAACGTAGTCGTATGTTGTCCCTGTTTATGTTGTTCTGAGATTTGTTTAGTTTTTAATTGTAATCCAGGCTGCACCGCATTGGCTAGGGTGCTTTTTCCAGCGCCACTATGACCGGCAAACATGCTGGTCTTGCCTTTCATTTTCTCTTTAATTAGATCGATGTTCTTACCTGTTTCTGCACTTATAGCAATACATTCATAGCCTATAGATTTATAAAGACTCATCAAGTACCTTACCTCATCCAGCTCTGTCATGGTAAGTAATTCTTCTCCAGTTTCTGGGTCAATCATGATACCGCCTTGATCATCGTTATAAGTATCTACCTTGTTAAAGGCGAGTACCACAGGTATATGATAAGCTTCGGCAGTGACTAGAACTCGATCTATAAAAGAAGTAAACGTAGGCGGATTGTTTAAGGTCACCAATAAAAAAACCTGATCTACATTTGCAGCAATAATATGTGTTTGCTTTGATAAATTCACCGACTTTCTGACGATGTAATTATCGCGTTCATGAATCACATTAATGATTCCTATCTCTTCATCTCCTTTTTTCTCAATTTCAAAATCTACCTCATCCCCTACAGCAACAGGATTGGTGCTCTTAATTCCTTGTAAACGAAATTTACCCTTTATCCTACAGGAGTAAAATGCACCGTCAGTACCTTTTACTTCATACCAACTTCCTGTAGATCTATATACGGTTCCAGTCATTAATTGAGTTGTGTGTTCTTCATCAAACAAAATTAAGGCTTTTATAAGTAGTTTATAGCGAGAAGTAACAATAGCATTGCGATCAATTTTAGACAATGCCAACACAAATAGTTGGCATATCAGATTTTACTAGTTTTTAAAAATAAAATTTCAGCATTGCAAACCCCTTATTTAATTCGTGCAGAAATAAAATAAGGCATCCCTATCCCTGCTTTTGTCAGTTACAAGGTGGGAAAATTAGATAGGGGTATCTGGCTACATGATTAAATTGAAAAGTCCATACCTGTTTTCCATAAAACACTGAGAATAAACCTAGACAATGCCAACACAAATAGTTGGCATATCAGATTTACTAGTTTTTTTTGAACCGAATTGTGACACTGCAAACACCCTTTACCTAACGGCATTATGCATTCCTCTCGCTTAAGCTCGTCTGATGCAAGAAGGGGAAACCCAATAAATTCTAGCTATAGAGAATAAATGATACCATTCCCAAGATTAACGTTTTCCCTTGAGAGAAAATAAGAATTTGGAGTTCGCATGTTTGATTGAAGCAGCTGTTCTCAACATAGGTGCTATAAACCCATCATAAAGGCTGGAATTAATTCCAGCCTTTATGACCCATGTTAATTATTAATCACCTTTTCTTGGTGTATAATAGATTCTTGATGCACGGCTTTAAAAACTCGGAGAATAAACTCTTCACTTAATCCATGCTCTTCACCAGCAAGTATCATCTTGCCTAGAATCTCATTCCATCTTTTAGATTGTAAAACAGCTACGTTACGTTCTTTTTTCAAAACTCCAATCGCGTCTGCAGTTTTCATTCTCTTACCTAATGATTCAATGATGGAATTGTCAATAATATCGATTTGAGCTCTTAGAACGCCTAATTTGGACTGGTATCCAGCTTCGTCATCTTGCTCTTTTCTGATACGCAAATCTTTAAAAATTTGCATCAAGGCCGTTGGAGTCACTTGTTGAGCGGCATCGCTCCAAGCGTTATCTGGATCATAATGTGTTTCAAT of Nonlabens sp. Ci31 contains these proteins:
- a CDS encoding DUF3857 domain-containing protein yields the protein MKFTFPTTLLFFFFFISLVNAQDADQLSSYTIPQNLLENANAVIRQNDVTIIIDDYDKVEIVTDRIVTVLNKKGLSDQKAGESYNDDTEIKKIEATVYDASGEKIERFKSKEFKDVSAVSNGTLYSDSRVMYLDYTPRSYPFTVHFTSTVVYKSTAFLPSWVPLEYFYASTQSSRFMVENNSDVEVKFKESHLGDYSIQKNGPLNYTASNIPAIVPQAYSPDFSTYGPIVKIALKEFSMKGVAGKNNNWKDFGKWMNDALLSDVGALPQEVIEEINSLTKDATTQREKAMIVYHFMQERSRYISVQVGIGGWKPIDAEKVHNLAYGDCKGLSNYTKALLNEVGIESHHAIIYGDRNIRSVDKDFSSTQGNHMILYVPKLDEEEDIWLECTSKTNPFGYIAGWTDDRDALVVNEEGGRILHTTVYETEDNLQQSTAQIELYKEGSATASIEMKTSGYQYSFRESLDKQSEKDLKKMYTYFWSHLNAVNIAETEIVNDKERIEVREKVNLSVEKYGSKTGDLLLIQPVFFNRNSTEPARYRDRYNDFEIDRGYVDIDDYEITLDTGLKVDALPETVKMDNKFGVYELSVTEAVDNRLMVRRYLKINKGYFNKEDYNLYRGFRAEIIKADNSKAVLKII
- the dtd gene encoding D-aminoacyl-tRNA deacylase; amino-acid sequence: MRIVIQRVSEANVTIDGTVHGAIKKGLLILLGITHQDTQEDTDWLVNKILSMRIFSDIDGKMNLSIQDIDGEILVVSQFTLYANTKKGNRPSYIEAARPEVAVPLYDAFIRTLSRSFETKKSVLSDGKVRKRNKEIATGIFGADMKVQLINDGPVTILVDSHRK
- the rsgA gene encoding ribosome small subunit-dependent GTPase A codes for the protein MTGTVYRSTGSWYEVKGTDGAFYSCRIKGKFRLQGIKSTNPVAVGDEVDFEIEKKGDEEIGIINVIHERDNYIVRKSVNLSKQTHIIAANVDQVFLLVTLNNPPTFTSFIDRVLVTAEAYHIPVVLAFNKVDTYNDDQGGIMIDPETGEELLTMTELDEVRYLMSLYKSIGYECIAISAETGKNIDLIKEKMKGKTSMFAGHSGAGKSTLANAVQPGLQLKTKQISEQHKQGQHTTTFAEMFDLDFGARLIDTPGVKGFGVVDMEKEEIGDYFPEIHELKQQCKFHNCMHVEEPKCAVKEAVENGEMVLSRYESYVQIIKGDEDNYRQDKHQIQP